The Syngnathus typhle isolate RoL2023-S1 ecotype Sweden linkage group LG16, RoL_Styp_1.0, whole genome shotgun sequence genome includes a region encoding these proteins:
- the tpo gene encoding thyroid peroxidase isoform X1 has product MARYAMLYLCVLSSISSMDEANFLNTTSITNLIVSSYQEGLQRLVEEAFQSRQRRSSRAPFLGGFTFGHQAEPETLEIGRAAELFHSTLQVLDQKCKQRYKRDIGETGLLSWEHVELLAELSGCPPPAHPAICQHSYLSKYRTVNGVCNNRYNHFWGAANIPLIRWLPAQYEDGVRQPKGWNAGRLYRGFELPTPKEVSKKIMGSSVKCKDDTYSHMLVEWGQYIDHDITMTPQSPAGKPGDDDDCLNSCQNVHPCFPIQLHEQAPKGQSCMPFNRSLAACFNGLGPDVSQALQRQQMNSITSFIDASVVYGSSPKVNRFLRDLGGFNGKLTVNEHFGDPKGRAYLPFEESLQSVCLGGRQKAACFRAGDGRVNEGLPLIALHVLWLRQHNGIAETLRQLNAHWNAESLYQETRKIIGALHQIITMRDYVPKIIGQEFFDNYIGPYGGYDPTVDPSASNVFATAAFRFGHATISPVVRRLNQSYQEHEFFPSLKLHDTFFSPWRIIEEGGIEPILRGAVGEEAASILPSKLLADELTERLIVLAVPQDMDLASLNLQRGRDHGLPGYNDWRDFCGLERIRTLEDLKQVVSDASVAERILQVYKHPDNIDVWLGGLLETFLPGSRTGPLFACLIAKQMKALRDGDRFWWEAEETFSQAQRKELVKVSLSKIICDNSDITEVPPDAFVLGKYPSGYVSCDTLPPMDWEAWREEKSQADLKRCGSPGQIDNGDYVLLKLAGKLVALYSCYHGFQLTGGDALIACEGDQWSDKLPHCQDIL; this is encoded by the exons GGAGATAGGACGTGCTGCCGAGCTTTTCCACTCAACTCTGCAAGTCCTTGACCAAAAATGCAAGCAGAGGTACAAAAGGGATATCGGAGAAACAG GTTTGCTTTCGTGGGAGCATGTGGAGCTTCTGGCAGAGCTGTCAGGATGTCCGCCTCCAGCGCATCCAGCTATCTGCCAACACAGTTACCTCAGCAAGTATCGTACCGTAAATGGCGTGTGCAACAACAG GTACAATCATTTCTGGGGCGCAGCCAACATTCCTTTGATAAGGTGGCTTCCAGCACAATATGAAGATGGAGTGCGACAACCCAAAGGTTGGAACGCGGGAAGGCTCTATCGTGGATTTGAGCTTCCCACG CCAAAGGAAGTGAGCAAAAAGATCATGGGGAGCTCTGTCAAATGCAAAGATGATACCTACTCGCATATGCTTGTGGAGTGGGGCCAGTACATTGACCACGACATAACGATGACCCCTCAAAGCCCCGCCGGGAAGCCTGGCGACGACGACGACTGCCTGAACTCTTGTCAAAATGTGCATCCCTGCTTTCCCATCCAG cTACACGAGCAGGCCCCGAAGGGACAAAGCTGCATGCCTTTCAATCGCTCTTTAGCAGCCTGCTTCAACGGGTTGGGGCCCGACGTGTCGCAAGCCTTGCAGCGACAGCAGATGAATTCCATCACCTCCTTCATCGACGCTTCGGTCGTGTACGGCTCCAGTCCCAAAGTGAACAGGTTTCTGCGAGACCTTGGCGGCTTTAACGGCAAACTGACTGTCAACGAGCACTTTGGGGACCCCAAAGGAAGAGCCTACTTACCTTTTGAAGAATCCCTGCAATCCGTCTGCCTCGGCGGGCGGCAAAAGGCGGCATGTTTCCGCGCTGGAGACGGTCGAGTCAACGAGGGCCTGCCTCTGATCGCTCTGCACGTCCTGTGGCTGAGGCAACACAATGGAATAGCCGAGACGCTTCGGCAGCTCAATGCTCACTGGAATGCGGAGAGCCTCTATCAAGAAACGCGCAAGATTATCGGGGCGCTGCACCAG ATAATAACCATGAGGGATTATGTCCCCAAAATAATTGGTCAAGAGTTTTTTGACAATTACATTGGACCGTATGGAGGATACGATCCAACCGTGGATCCGTCCGCCTCCAATGTTTTTGCCACGGCGGCGTTCCGCTTCGGTCACGCCACCATCTCCCCGGTCGTCAGGAGACTCAACCAGAGCTACCAGGAACATGAATTCTTCCCCAGTTTAAAGCTGCACGATACCTTCTTCAGTCCATGGAGGATCATCGAAGAAG GCGGAATCGAGCCAATCCTTCGAGGTGCGGTCGGAGAGGAAGCGGCCAGCATCCTTCCGAGCAAATTGTTGGCGGATGAGCTGACCGAGAGGCTGATTGTTTTAGCTGTTCCGCAAGACATGGACCTGGCTTCACTGAACCTGCAGAGAGGGCGAGATCACGGTCTGCCAG GATACAACGACTGGAGAGATTTTTGCGGACTGGAGCGCATAAGGACGCTGGAAGACTTGAAGCAGGTTGTGAGTGACGCCAGTGTTGCGGAGAGGATACTTCAAGTGTACAAGCACCCTGACAACATTGACGTATGGCTGGGGGGACTGCTTGAGACCTTTCTGCCCGGCTCAAGAACCGGTCCTCTATTTGCCTGCCTGATTGCAAAACAGATGAAAGCGCTTCGTGACGGCGACAG ATTTTGGTGGGAAGCAGAGGAGACTTTCAGCCAAGCGCAGAGGAAGGAACTTGTCAAAGTTTCACTGTCTAAGATCATCTGTGACAACAGTGACATCACAGAGGTCCCACCGGATGCCTTCGTATTGGGAAAGTACCCCTCGGGTTACGTCTCGTGTGACACTTTGCCACCAATGGATTGGGAGGCGTGGAGAGAGGAGAAAAGTCAAG cAGATTTAAAGCGCTGCGGCTCTCCGGGACAGATCGACAATGGCGATTACGTCCTGCTCAAGCTAGCTGGCAAATTGGTAGCCCTGTACTCTTGTTACCATGGCTTTCAATTAACCGGCGGCGATGCCTTGATTGCTTGTGAAGGAGATCAGTGGAGCGACAAACTTCCACAttgtcaagatattttgtgA
- the tpo gene encoding thyroid peroxidase isoform X2, with product MARYAMLYLCVLSSISSMDEANFLNTTSITNLIVSSYQEGLQRLVEEAFQSRQRRSSRAPFLGGFTFGHQAEPETLEIGRAAELFHSTLQVLDQKCKQRYKRDIGETGLLSWEHVELLAELSGCPPPAHPAICQHSYLSKYRTVNGVCNNRYNHFWGAANIPLIRWLPAQYEDGVRQPKGWNAGRLYRGFELPTPKEVSKKIMGSSVKCKDDTYSHMLVEWGQYIDHDITMTPQSPAGKPGDDDDCLNSCQNVHPCFPIQLHEQAPKGQSCMPFNRSLAACFNGLGPDVSQALQRQQMNSITSFIDASVVYGSSPKVNRFLRDLGGFNGKLTVNEHFGDPKGRAYLPFEESLQSVCLGGRQKAACFRAGDGRVNEGLPLIALHVLWLRQHNGIAETLRQLNAHWNAESLYQETRKIIGALHQIITMRDYVPKIIGQEFFDNYIGPYGGYDPTVDPSASNVFATAAFRFGHATISPVVRRLNQSYQEHEFFPSLKLHDTFFSPWRIIEEGGIEPILRGAVGEEAASILPSKLLADELTERLIVLAVPQDMDLASLNLQRGRDHGLPGYNDWRDFCGLERIRTLEDLKQVVSDASVAERILQVYKHPDNIDVWLGGLLETFLPGSRTGPLFACLIAKQMKALRDGDRFWWEAEETFSQAQRKELVKVSLSKIICDNSDITEVPPDAFVLGKYPSGYVSCDTLPPMDWEAWREEKSQDLKRCGSPGQIDNGDYVLLKLAGKLVALYSCYHGFQLTGGDALIACEGDQWSDKLPHCQDIL from the exons GGAGATAGGACGTGCTGCCGAGCTTTTCCACTCAACTCTGCAAGTCCTTGACCAAAAATGCAAGCAGAGGTACAAAAGGGATATCGGAGAAACAG GTTTGCTTTCGTGGGAGCATGTGGAGCTTCTGGCAGAGCTGTCAGGATGTCCGCCTCCAGCGCATCCAGCTATCTGCCAACACAGTTACCTCAGCAAGTATCGTACCGTAAATGGCGTGTGCAACAACAG GTACAATCATTTCTGGGGCGCAGCCAACATTCCTTTGATAAGGTGGCTTCCAGCACAATATGAAGATGGAGTGCGACAACCCAAAGGTTGGAACGCGGGAAGGCTCTATCGTGGATTTGAGCTTCCCACG CCAAAGGAAGTGAGCAAAAAGATCATGGGGAGCTCTGTCAAATGCAAAGATGATACCTACTCGCATATGCTTGTGGAGTGGGGCCAGTACATTGACCACGACATAACGATGACCCCTCAAAGCCCCGCCGGGAAGCCTGGCGACGACGACGACTGCCTGAACTCTTGTCAAAATGTGCATCCCTGCTTTCCCATCCAG cTACACGAGCAGGCCCCGAAGGGACAAAGCTGCATGCCTTTCAATCGCTCTTTAGCAGCCTGCTTCAACGGGTTGGGGCCCGACGTGTCGCAAGCCTTGCAGCGACAGCAGATGAATTCCATCACCTCCTTCATCGACGCTTCGGTCGTGTACGGCTCCAGTCCCAAAGTGAACAGGTTTCTGCGAGACCTTGGCGGCTTTAACGGCAAACTGACTGTCAACGAGCACTTTGGGGACCCCAAAGGAAGAGCCTACTTACCTTTTGAAGAATCCCTGCAATCCGTCTGCCTCGGCGGGCGGCAAAAGGCGGCATGTTTCCGCGCTGGAGACGGTCGAGTCAACGAGGGCCTGCCTCTGATCGCTCTGCACGTCCTGTGGCTGAGGCAACACAATGGAATAGCCGAGACGCTTCGGCAGCTCAATGCTCACTGGAATGCGGAGAGCCTCTATCAAGAAACGCGCAAGATTATCGGGGCGCTGCACCAG ATAATAACCATGAGGGATTATGTCCCCAAAATAATTGGTCAAGAGTTTTTTGACAATTACATTGGACCGTATGGAGGATACGATCCAACCGTGGATCCGTCCGCCTCCAATGTTTTTGCCACGGCGGCGTTCCGCTTCGGTCACGCCACCATCTCCCCGGTCGTCAGGAGACTCAACCAGAGCTACCAGGAACATGAATTCTTCCCCAGTTTAAAGCTGCACGATACCTTCTTCAGTCCATGGAGGATCATCGAAGAAG GCGGAATCGAGCCAATCCTTCGAGGTGCGGTCGGAGAGGAAGCGGCCAGCATCCTTCCGAGCAAATTGTTGGCGGATGAGCTGACCGAGAGGCTGATTGTTTTAGCTGTTCCGCAAGACATGGACCTGGCTTCACTGAACCTGCAGAGAGGGCGAGATCACGGTCTGCCAG GATACAACGACTGGAGAGATTTTTGCGGACTGGAGCGCATAAGGACGCTGGAAGACTTGAAGCAGGTTGTGAGTGACGCCAGTGTTGCGGAGAGGATACTTCAAGTGTACAAGCACCCTGACAACATTGACGTATGGCTGGGGGGACTGCTTGAGACCTTTCTGCCCGGCTCAAGAACCGGTCCTCTATTTGCCTGCCTGATTGCAAAACAGATGAAAGCGCTTCGTGACGGCGACAG ATTTTGGTGGGAAGCAGAGGAGACTTTCAGCCAAGCGCAGAGGAAGGAACTTGTCAAAGTTTCACTGTCTAAGATCATCTGTGACAACAGTGACATCACAGAGGTCCCACCGGATGCCTTCGTATTGGGAAAGTACCCCTCGGGTTACGTCTCGTGTGACACTTTGCCACCAATGGATTGGGAGGCGTGGAGAGAGGAGAAAAGTCAAG ATTTAAAGCGCTGCGGCTCTCCGGGACAGATCGACAATGGCGATTACGTCCTGCTCAAGCTAGCTGGCAAATTGGTAGCCCTGTACTCTTGTTACCATGGCTTTCAATTAACCGGCGGCGATGCCTTGATTGCTTGTGAAGGAGATCAGTGGAGCGACAAACTTCCACAttgtcaagatattttgtgA